One stretch of Oncorhynchus gorbuscha isolate QuinsamMale2020 ecotype Even-year linkage group LG21, OgorEven_v1.0, whole genome shotgun sequence DNA includes these proteins:
- the si:ch211-63p21.1 gene encoding uncharacterized protein si:ch211-63p21.1 isoform X2, with protein sequence MACFHLERPPTMTMGASCGEVGVVCLCETGPCTLYSEAHTQTPDTLKCEHCGKNRVVITRYSEGYGTEEECALSDPQGDSDADADIEDTDCRLQEPGSLQRISSRRRKRPRIARQDTTESEDDGGRSHRSHRWNLRLSPHRAHNRTLLEESVSQVRPLVICRPSIRGDGQGPPVEGPRTGPKWLWFLWPSSLSLPVVLLLSIPLSLSLVIVIISFLMPRAST encoded by the exons ATGGCCTGTTTTCATCTGGAGAGACCTCCGACAATGACT ATGGGGGCAAGTTGTGGAGAAGTTGgcgtagtgtgtttgtgtgagactGGACCCTGCACACTATACtctgaagcacacacacagacaccg gaCACACTGAAATGTGAACACTGTGGGAAAAACAGGGTAGTGATAACCAGGTACTCAGAGGGATATGGCACAGAG GAAGAGTGTGCCCTGTCCGATCCTCAGGGTGACAGCGATGCAGACGCTGACATCGAGGACACAGATTGCAG ACTACAGGAGCCAGGTTCTCTCCAGCGAATCAGTTCGCGGAGACGGAAGCGACCACGAATAGCGCGGCAGGACACCACGGAGAGTGAGGACGATGGGGGGAGGAGTCACAGGAGTCACCGCTGGAACCTCAGACTCAGTCCCCACCGGGCTCACAACAGAACCTTACTAGAG gagagtGTATCACAGGTCAGACCGTTAGTGATCTGTCGGCCCAGTATCAGAGGAGACGGTCAGGGGCCTCCAGTCGAAGGGCCCAGAACTGGCCCAAAATGGCTCTGGTTCCTGTGgccctcgtctctctccctgcctgtcgttctcctcctctccatccctctctctctctccttagtcaTCGTCATCATATCTTTCCTGATGCCTCGGGCCAGTACTTGA
- the si:ch211-63p21.1 gene encoding uncharacterized protein si:ch211-63p21.1 isoform X1, whose translation MLQHWRESDSHGLFSSGETSDNDCEMGASCGEVGVVCLCETGPCTLYSEAHTQTPDTLKCEHCGKNRVVITRYSEGYGTEEECALSDPQGDSDADADIEDTDCRLQEPGSLQRISSRRRKRPRIARQDTTESEDDGGRSHRSHRWNLRLSPHRAHNRTLLEESVSQVRPLVICRPSIRGDGQGPPVEGPRTGPKWLWFLWPSSLSLPVVLLLSIPLSLSLVIVIISFLMPRAST comes from the exons ATGCTGCAGCATTGGAGGGAATCTGACTCTCATGGCCTGTTTTCATCTGGAGAGACCTCCGACAATGACTGTGAG ATGGGGGCAAGTTGTGGAGAAGTTGgcgtagtgtgtttgtgtgagactGGACCCTGCACACTATACtctgaagcacacacacagacaccg gaCACACTGAAATGTGAACACTGTGGGAAAAACAGGGTAGTGATAACCAGGTACTCAGAGGGATATGGCACAGAG GAAGAGTGTGCCCTGTCCGATCCTCAGGGTGACAGCGATGCAGACGCTGACATCGAGGACACAGATTGCAG ACTACAGGAGCCAGGTTCTCTCCAGCGAATCAGTTCGCGGAGACGGAAGCGACCACGAATAGCGCGGCAGGACACCACGGAGAGTGAGGACGATGGGGGGAGGAGTCACAGGAGTCACCGCTGGAACCTCAGACTCAGTCCCCACCGGGCTCACAACAGAACCTTACTAGAG gagagtGTATCACAGGTCAGACCGTTAGTGATCTGTCGGCCCAGTATCAGAGGAGACGGTCAGGGGCCTCCAGTCGAAGGGCCCAGAACTGGCCCAAAATGGCTCTGGTTCCTGTGgccctcgtctctctccctgcctgtcgttctcctcctctccatccctctctctctctccttagtcaTCGTCATCATATCTTTCCTGATGCCTCGGGCCAGTACTTGA